The following DNA comes from Nicotiana sylvestris chromosome 10, ASM39365v2, whole genome shotgun sequence.
CATCACCTGTTCTCCTTTCTGGTAGTTTCTTCTAGCATAGAAGCAGTATGAAGAAACGTCTTCCTCATATCCAGCATCAATTAGCCTATGTGCTGCAGCCAATTCAGTTACTGAATTAAGCATACTGTCTTCTTGCAATGAAAATGCCTCTCTAGTGACCTGATCTTCAGAATTAGATGTTTCCTCTCCAGGTGCCGCGTAGTTGAAGAAATCCCCCACAGGGCAAAAACAGCCAGCTTCATCCCAAGGTATGTGCATGGTGCGCGAGGATATCTTCAGCAAGAACCTTTTACATGTTAAACTATGAATATAACATGAAAACTAGGGAACATATAGTAACAAGTAGCTGACAGACAATGAATATTCAAGTACATCATGAATCAAGATAGACGATAAGTGGTCAGAGTGAATCGTGGATCAACCATAGCATACGTAAATATTTCAATGAGTTAATGCTTTTACTAGTCAGAAACTCTTAACTTTAAAATGAAAAGGTTTTCCAAAAAAGTTAGCACGGGCAACTCCATACTTACAGAACCAAAGGCCCATAGCCAAGCTTTAAGAGCCAGGAGCTGCGGCTTGAGCTTGAGATCATGCATAAGCGCATTAGCTTCTTTCCACTCTCCTTCAGCCTTCTGAGAAGCCTTTTGTGCAGCCCAGATGGCATCATCaatcttaaaaaaaaaaggaattagaAATATTTCAGACCTTTTAATGGTGCCAACTATGGAATACATTTTAACTTGTAGGGATTGCGACAAACTTGCAATGCTTGTATCTCGAATTTTCCAAAATCCGCAAGTGTGTCATAACTGCGGGGGAACTGCTTTAGATAGGGCCACCACCGTGAACTCTTCCCCTTGTTCACTTCATTTAATAGTGCAACAGCCAAAATCTGCAACAAAAGTAAgttaagaaagcaaaaatatcaGACTGAAAGAAACCATCACTGCCGGCCAAACAAATCACAAAGAGGAGGGTGAGTGGTAACTAGTTAACCAATCTGAATGTGGAGATATGAGCAAAAGATTCACTTGCACAACCAAGGTTGCAAAGTTTTACTATATACATTTGAAGAAACTGCAGACACAACATAAAGGTCAAGCCAATACTACAGTAGTTTCTAAGTTGAGTTGTTCCAAACGTACATTCACTTTCTAAAAAAAACAAAGCTTTTTCGCTACACTTTCCATAGCATTTTCAATTCACTTTGAGCGCCACTTTTTCTACTTTAAATGTTCATTTCAGAATGTTATCTCACAAACTAAATAGAGCACTTTAATTGGGGCAGAGAGTAGTAGTATAGTGAACAAGAATGGAGAAACTTTAAGCCCCAGAGCTTTACCAATTTGTTTTAAGGCCAACTATAGATATATAGCTCCATAATCTTTTATATTCAGGTAACACGTACCAGACATTCAGCAATACGTTTGAGTTAACTTCACATTACTAGTTGAGCAcataaaaaactccaaaaagaaAAACACTTTCTGGTTTAGTCCATAAATCGCAAAACCCAAGTTCTCATTCTTACAGTAAAATGGAGAACAAAGAAGAATCACCTGAGTACAGCAGAGAGAAGCGTGTTTCTTGACAGCAATTGACAATGACTCATCGTTTCTCATAAGACGTTGACTAGTCATTAACACTCCCTTTGGGACTCTAAGAATCAATTCCCCTTTCTTAATATCACGAGCTGCTGCTAAACCTCTCCTGCAACAATAGAGATCATTCATCAGCTCATTTCTTTATAACCGATAAATCTTCGAGGGCCATTGACGCACAGTTTGAAACTCGTCGGATAATGAGTCCATCCCTCTACCCTTTTCCACTCAAATACCAGGCTTTTGTCAAGTTTTCGAACTCTTGAGATACGCCTAATCCACGTGCTTTGTTATTCGAGGCTAGTGGCAGACTATTATAAATGCGTCAGGTGATGGGCCCacccctctacccttctccataATACTAGTTTTTTGAAAGCATTCGAACCCGTGACGTGCCCCTAATCCACACACACTTGCTATGCTAATCAAAGGGCCAGTGGACATGGTTCGAAACACGGTGGATAATGGGCATGCCCCTATCCACTTAAATATCATGCTTTTTTCCGTGCTCGAACACGTGACGTGTGTCTGATCCACATTACACATCACGTGTTGTGCTCTTACACGAGACCAAAAGCATCAGCTCATTTATCATGTATACACAAATCAACCTTGTCTAGAAGAGAATTACAATTCACCATATGCAAAGTACTATAACACCCATTAATTGTTTTTTTATAGTTAACTCAGACCCTACTTATGGTATTACACCGGATATGTTGTTGTTGCGGTATTCAAGATTAGCATAAAGATACAAACTTTAAAAGAAACTTTCTACTATATCTATATATAACTGTGCCACTACAGTACCAAAAAGAATGAATTGTGATAAATATTTTACCCTCCAGCTTCAGGGAAATTAGAGACAAAAAGGGAGTATCCCAAACAAGAAGCTGGTGATGGGGTTATAGAAGTTGATGGAGAATCTGAGATTCCAAGCTCAGTTGCCCATCTCAAGAAGCTCTTCAGGTTCAAAGCTTCAGCTTCATCATCCATGGCGGCTTCTCTGTAAAATTGGATTTttcgtttcttttttctttgtttactATTTTCATCAATTGGGCCAATCCATTAAAACTGGGCTCAAGTCCAAAAGGAAAGGTTTTCGGGTTAAATATTggtaaatagccacttttaaccTATGTTATTAGAATTTAGCAGGTATTTGGAAAACTATTAAGGAATCTTATGGAAATGTACCAAAAAAGATACTATTTACCAATAACTATTCATGTTAGTCATTTTTACCAGAAATAGCCAAAAAGAATTATCATTGATATAC
Coding sequences within:
- the LOC104216850 gene encoding protein SET DOMAIN GROUP 40-like; this translates as MDDEAEALNLKSFLRWATELGISDSPSTSITPSPASCLGYSLFVSNFPEAGGRGLAAARDIKKGELILRVPKGVLMTSQRLMRNDESLSIAVKKHASLCCTQILAVALLNEVNKGKSSRWWPYLKQFPRSYDTLADFGKFEIQALQIDDAIWAAQKASQKAEGEWKEANALMHDLKLKPQLLALKAWLWAFGSISSRTMHIPWDEAGCFCPVGDFFNYAAPGEETSNSEDQVTREAFSLQEDSMLNSVTELAAAHRLIDAGYEEDVSSYCFYARRNYQKGEQVLLSYGTYTNLELLQHYGFILSDNPNDKAFIPLEPNMYSLCSWESESLYIQPDGKPSFALLSTVRIWAVPQNNRRPVAHLVYSGYQLSIENEVVAMRWLAKKCRTILDILPTTAEEDGKLLVILDEFQETHQLVDIKEMPSALATELCAFMESKKIVSDGTCVISGVARRSIGRLKLAILWRYQYKKILSNCILHCTEVINDIISTKDLEYKEIFFKPANLHSHCFIPLHFRLLPCSVISSPTH